The following are encoded in a window of Leptodactylus fuscus isolate aLepFus1 chromosome 9, aLepFus1.hap2, whole genome shotgun sequence genomic DNA:
- the LOC142217867 gene encoding uncharacterized protein LOC142217867, with protein MDVTGMIYMCDPCSPQTQCAWATKRTESPYKNKNFSPVIRDQITATAFRDLAISQSSCPQSTEAPSVSHPCKSILKITDEYEDSVCLSPLDIDNFLTPILSPAFHTSSLSEEESLQSCVIKAKTTDLEGSQSESPDIISLECGRKLEKPWPCKASLISEREEFLENNDPAVNPECKNEPGDIPPKLEGPVSNEFCKRAMEKSPTENSAGSKQGDDIAKTPPIKKVQQSSWAMFSKTLNPTPVPIKSSIDCFQQFRKAALAKEERERALKAQEVKRQQEDRGDWIREPKAMDTSNFTSFETKSPQVQPPKTQEPSKDVHTPEVISLEGQTEEERNLARKKEQERRRRETMTRTIDMYLQSDIMADFEENLC; from the exons aatctccgtataaaaataagaatttttCCCCGGTAATTCGAGACCAG ATCACTGCCACTGCCTTCAGAGATTTGGCCATTTCCCAGTCTTCCTGTCCACAGTCTACAGAAGCCCCCTCAGTCAGCCATCCATGCAAATCCATATTGAAGATTACAGATGAATACGAAGACAGTGTCTGCTTATCACCACTAG ATATAGATAACTTTTTGACCCCAATCCTGTCTCCTGCGTTCCATACCAGTTCTCTTAGTGAGGAAGAATCACTACAGTCCTGTGTAATAAAAGCAAAGACCACTGACTTGGAG GGATCACAATCTGAATCTCCAGACATCATATccttggagtgtggaaggaaactggaGAAACCTTGGCCCTGCAAG GCTTCATTAATTTCAGAGAGAGAAGAATTTCTTGAGAATAATGACCCGGCTGTTAACCCTGAATGTAAAAATGAGCCTGGAGATATTCCTCCAAAACTTGAAG gcCCTGTATCAAATGAGTTCTGTAAAAGGGCCATGGAGAAAAGTCCTACAGAAAATAGTGCTGGCTCTAAGCAAGGTGATGATATTGCGAAGACCCCACCCATAAAG AAAGTCCAACAATCCAGCTGGGCCATGTTCTCCAAAACTCTCAATCCCACTCCAGTGCCCATAAAGTCATCGATCGACTGCTTCCAGCAATTCAGAAAAGCTGCATTAGCCAAAGAAGAACGGGAGAGAGCACTGAAAGCTCAAGAAGTAAAGAGACAGCAGGAAGACAGAGGAGACTGGATAAG AGAACCAAAGGCAATGGATACAAGTAACTTTACATCCTTTGAAACAAAGAGCCCACAAGTGCAGCCTCCAAAAACGCAAGAGCCGTCTAAAGATGTCCATACCCCTGAGGTGATCTCCCTAGAGGGCCAAACTGAGGAAGAACGTAACCTGGCGAGGAAGAAGGAGCAAGAGAGACGCCGCAGGGAGACT ATGACCAGAACTATTGACATGTATCTGCAGAGTGATATTATGGCGGATTTTGAAGAAAATCTATGCTGA